In Sphingomonas sp. SUN019, one genomic interval encodes:
- a CDS encoding DUF2842 domain-containing protein produces MTPTWRKPAGMLAILLLIALWCIAIVSFSGTIGGWHWLAQLVFYLVTGIVWITPLKPLLRWMETGRWR; encoded by the coding sequence ATGACGCCAACCTGGCGCAAACCCGCGGGAATGCTCGCGATCCTGCTGCTGATCGCCTTGTGGTGCATCGCGATCGTCAGTTTCTCGGGCACGATCGGCGGCTGGCACTGGCTGGCGCAACTCGTCTTCTACCTCGTCACCGGCATCGTCTGGATCACCCCGTTGAAACCGCTGCTCCGCTGGATGGAGACCGGCCGCTGGCGCTAG
- a CDS encoding 5-formyltetrahydrofolate cyclo-ligase codes for MTNKETIRVTGRAAREAFAASPHPDIIVSDTYLAMLSRGLTVASYVPVRGEADPTPLARAAVAAGCVIALPHVTDRTAPLRFLAWDTEAALVAGPMGLHQPAESAEELAPDIVLTPLIAFDRRLGRLGQGAGYYDRAFTRFPDAHRIGVAWSVQEVGEVPTDPWDVALHAIATEIEWITP; via the coding sequence ATGACCAATAAGGAGACGATCCGCGTCACGGGCCGCGCCGCGCGCGAGGCGTTCGCCGCATCGCCGCACCCCGATATCATCGTTTCAGATACTTACCTCGCGATGCTTTCGCGCGGGCTGACCGTGGCCAGCTACGTGCCCGTTCGCGGAGAGGCCGACCCGACTCCCCTCGCCCGTGCCGCCGTCGCGGCCGGTTGCGTCATCGCATTGCCTCACGTCACCGACCGCACCGCCCCATTGCGCTTTCTCGCATGGGATACGGAGGCCGCTCTGGTCGCTGGGCCAATGGGATTGCATCAGCCCGCCGAAAGCGCCGAGGAACTGGCCCCCGACATCGTGCTGACGCCACTCATCGCGTTCGATCGACGTCTGGGTCGACTCGGTCAGGGCGCAGGCTATTACGACCGCGCCTTCACCCGCTTTCCAGACGCACATCGTATCGGCGTCGCCTGGAGCGTACAGGAAGTGGGCGAAGTCCCGACCGACCCCTGGGACGTCGCGCTTCACGCGATCGCCACCGAAATCGAATGGATCACCCCATGA
- a CDS encoding cell division protein ZapA, protein MGRVVLKIGDQEYPVACRDGEESRLEMLGAMLAERFPDAQKAAGNAGTVREMLLMALMLADDLADAKAAAIQPRSVDDATLDRLAVRLEALAIALEESVGNA, encoded by the coding sequence ATGGGACGCGTGGTGCTCAAGATCGGCGATCAGGAATATCCCGTCGCCTGCCGCGATGGCGAGGAATCGCGGCTCGAAATGCTCGGTGCGATGCTCGCCGAACGCTTTCCCGATGCGCAAAAGGCCGCGGGCAATGCGGGCACCGTGCGAGAGATGCTGTTGATGGCGCTGATGCTGGCCGATGACCTAGCCGATGCCAAGGCCGCTGCCATTCAACCACGCTCGGTCGACGACGCGACGCTCGACCGTTTGGCGGTAAGGCTCGAAGCGCTCGCCATCGCTCTTGAGGAAAGCGTCGGGAACGCCTAG
- the gap gene encoding type I glyceraldehyde-3-phosphate dehydrogenase, giving the protein MTKVAINGFGRIGRLVARALIERGGDLELVTINDLADAKSNAWLFSRDSVHGRYPGTVEADGDDLVIDGKRIRVTAERDPANLPHKELGVELVLECTGFFTDRESCQKHIDAGAKKVLISAPGKGVDLTVVFGVNHDKLESKHTIVSNASCTTNCLAPVAKVLNDSIGIERGLMTTVHAYTNDQKILDQIHPDLRRARAAAMSMIPTTTGAARAVGEVLPELKGKLDGSAIRVPVPDGSLVDLTFTPKRDTTKEEVNAILKAASESGPLKGVLVYSDEPLVSIDIVHTPASSTIDSLETTVLDGKLVRVVSWYDNEWGFSNRMVDTASVMAKLG; this is encoded by the coding sequence ATGACGAAGGTAGCGATCAACGGGTTCGGGCGAATCGGCCGTCTGGTGGCGCGCGCGCTGATCGAGCGTGGCGGCGATCTGGAACTGGTGACGATCAACGATCTGGCCGACGCCAAATCGAACGCATGGCTGTTCAGCCGCGACAGCGTGCATGGCCGCTATCCCGGCACGGTCGAGGCCGACGGCGACGATCTGGTGATCGACGGCAAGCGCATCCGCGTCACCGCCGAGCGCGACCCCGCGAATCTGCCGCACAAGGAACTGGGCGTCGAACTGGTGCTGGAATGCACCGGCTTCTTCACAGACCGCGAGAGCTGCCAGAAGCACATTGATGCGGGCGCGAAAAAGGTGCTGATCTCCGCGCCGGGCAAGGGCGTCGACCTGACCGTCGTGTTCGGCGTGAACCACGACAAGTTGGAGAGCAAACACACGATCGTGTCGAACGCGTCATGCACCACCAATTGCCTGGCCCCCGTCGCCAAGGTGCTGAACGATTCGATCGGGATCGAACGCGGGCTGATGACGACGGTCCATGCCTACACGAACGATCAGAAGATCCTCGATCAGATCCATCCCGACCTGCGCCGTGCGCGGGCGGCGGCGATGAGCATGATCCCGACCACCACCGGGGCCGCGCGCGCCGTGGGCGAAGTGTTGCCGGAACTGAAGGGCAAGCTGGACGGATCGGCGATCCGCGTGCCGGTGCCCGACGGCAGCCTTGTCGACCTGACCTTCACGCCGAAGCGCGACACGACGAAGGAAGAGGTCAATGCGATCCTGAAGGCGGCGTCGGAGAGCGGGCCGTTGAAGGGCGTTCTGGTCTATTCGGACGAACCGCTGGTTTCGATCGACATCGTCCACACACCCGCGTCGTCGACGATCGACAGCCTGGAGACGACGGTGCTGGACGGCAAGCTGGTGCGCGTCGTCAGCTGGTACGACAACGAATGGGGTTTCTCCAACCGCATGGTCGACACCGCGAGCGTGATGGCGAAGCTGGGGTGA
- a CDS encoding phosphoglycerate kinase — protein MAKSFRTLDDIGDVRGKRVLVREDLNVPVADGKVTDDTRFRATVPTVAELSDKGAIVLILAHFGRPKGVPSADLSLEPIAKAYEGVLGRPVRYIDWEGDAAAVATLQPGDVAVLENTRFFGGEEKNDPAVVERFAALGEMYVNDAFSAAHRAHASTEGLAHKLPSFAGRAMQAELDALEKALGAPEHPVAAVVGGAKVSTKLDVLRHLVGKVDHLIIGGGMANTFLAARGVNVGKSLCEHDLTGTAEEILAAAEKANCTVHLPYDIVVAKEFRANPATRTVNVHEVAANEMILDVGPAAIEALADVLKNCRTLVWNGPMGAFETPPFDTATVALAKTAAALTQDGSLVSVAGGGDTVAALNHAGVADDFTFVSTAGGAFLEWMEGRELPGVAALTR, from the coding sequence ATGGCGAAGTCCTTCCGAACGCTCGACGACATCGGCGATGTGCGTGGCAAACGAGTCCTCGTCCGCGAGGATCTGAACGTCCCCGTCGCGGACGGGAAGGTCACCGACGACACGCGCTTTCGGGCGACCGTTCCGACCGTCGCGGAACTGTCCGACAAGGGCGCGATCGTGCTGATCCTGGCGCATTTCGGAAGGCCCAAGGGCGTGCCGAGCGCCGACCTTTCGCTGGAGCCGATCGCAAAGGCGTATGAGGGCGTGCTGGGGCGGCCGGTGCGCTACATCGATTGGGAGGGCGACGCGGCGGCGGTCGCGACGTTGCAACCCGGGGATGTCGCGGTGCTGGAGAATACGCGGTTCTTCGGCGGCGAGGAGAAGAACGATCCGGCAGTGGTCGAACGCTTCGCGGCGCTGGGCGAGATGTACGTCAACGACGCCTTCTCCGCCGCGCACCGCGCGCACGCCTCGACCGAGGGGCTGGCGCACAAGTTGCCGTCGTTTGCGGGACGGGCGATGCAGGCCGAACTCGACGCGCTGGAAAAGGCGCTGGGTGCACCGGAACATCCGGTCGCGGCGGTCGTCGGGGGGGCGAAGGTGTCGACCAAGCTCGACGTGCTGAGGCATCTGGTGGGCAAGGTCGATCACCTCATTATCGGCGGGGGTATGGCGAACACGTTTCTCGCCGCGCGGGGGGTGAATGTCGGCAAAAGCCTGTGCGAACATGACCTGACCGGCACCGCGGAGGAGATACTGGCGGCGGCGGAGAAAGCGAATTGCACCGTCCATCTGCCGTATGACATAGTGGTCGCCAAGGAGTTCAGGGCGAACCCGGCGACGCGCACGGTCAACGTGCATGAGGTGGCGGCGAACGAGATGATCCTGGACGTTGGCCCCGCCGCGATCGAGGCGCTGGCGGATGTGCTGAAGAATTGCCGCACCTTGGTGTGGAACGGCCCGATGGGCGCGTTCGAAACACCCCCGTTCGACACCGCGACGGTCGCGCTGGCCAAGACCGCCGCGGCGCTGACGCAGGACGGCAGCTTGGTGTCGGTCGCGGGGGGCGGGGATACCGTCGCGGCGCTGAACCATGCGGGCGTGGCGGACGACTTCACTTTCGTGTCGACCGCAGGCGGGGCGTTCCTGGAATGGATGGAGGGACGGGAGTTGCCGGGGGTGGCCGCGTTGACGCGATAG
- a CDS encoding ribbon-helix-helix domain-containing protein, with amino-acid sequence MLGVRLDSETERALESLSRRTKRPKSQIARDAIRAYVARSDAVSLAREEWRRISERERDDPEVGDVLDGAARELDLP; translated from the coding sequence ATGCTGGGCGTTAGGCTGGACAGCGAGACGGAACGCGCGCTCGAATCCCTGTCGCGGCGCACGAAGCGCCCCAAAAGTCAGATCGCGCGTGATGCGATCCGCGCCTATGTCGCGCGGAGCGACGCCGTATCGCTGGCGCGCGAGGAATGGCGGCGGATCAGTGAGCGCGAGCGCGACGATCCCGAGGTCGGCGACGTTCTGGACGGTGCGGCAAGGGAACTCGATCTGCCGTGA
- a CDS encoding type II toxin-antitoxin system PemK/MazF family toxin: MKRGDVVIAGERGSFAGKPRPWLVLQADDFLDDPFSITVAMISSTADAALFRVSVLPTATNGLEEASFVLADKIITLRAASVSRVAGAIDRSSMIQVENAVRMWLDL, from the coding sequence GTGAAGCGCGGCGACGTCGTGATTGCGGGCGAACGCGGCAGCTTTGCGGGTAAGCCGCGACCGTGGCTGGTGCTTCAGGCCGACGATTTTCTGGATGACCCGTTTTCCATAACAGTCGCGATGATCTCCTCCACGGCCGACGCGGCGCTATTCCGCGTTTCGGTCTTGCCGACCGCGACGAACGGATTGGAAGAGGCGTCGTTTGTCCTGGCGGACAAGATCATCACGCTGCGGGCGGCATCGGTTTCCCGGGTCGCGGGGGCGATCGACCGGTCGTCGATGATCCAGGTCGAGAATGCGGTGCGGATGTGGCTGGACCTCTAG
- a CDS encoding class I fructose-bisphosphate aldolase yields MTPAVKTILDKYESDSPATKANLAKILMHGRLGGTGKLVILPVDQGFEHGPARSFAINPAAYDPHYHYQIAIDARLSAYAAPLGMLEAGASTFAGQIPTILKVNSSNSWATSVDQGVTGGVEDALRLGCAAIGFTIYPGSEHIFEMMEEFRELAAHAKAVGLATVLWSYPRGGDLPKSGELALDVGAYAAHMAALLGAHIIKVKLPGDHIEQKDAKKAYEGFDSSTQAKRVAHVVQACFAGRRIVVFSGGAAKGADDVYQDARDIRDGGGNGSIIGRNTFQRERGEALAMLDRLVSIYQGAE; encoded by the coding sequence ATGACGCCGGCGGTGAAGACGATCCTGGACAAATACGAATCGGACAGCCCCGCCACGAAGGCGAATCTCGCGAAAATCCTGATGCATGGCCGCCTTGGCGGGACCGGCAAGCTGGTGATCCTGCCGGTTGATCAGGGGTTTGAACATGGCCCGGCGCGCAGCTTCGCGATCAACCCGGCGGCGTACGATCCGCATTACCATTACCAGATCGCGATCGACGCGAGGCTCAGCGCCTATGCCGCGCCGCTCGGGATGCTGGAGGCCGGGGCGAGCACGTTCGCGGGGCAGATCCCGACGATCCTGAAGGTCAATTCGTCGAACAGCTGGGCGACCAGCGTCGATCAGGGCGTGACCGGCGGGGTCGAGGATGCGTTGCGGCTGGGCTGCGCGGCGATCGGCTTCACTATCTATCCCGGCTCCGAGCACATCTTCGAGATGATGGAGGAATTCCGCGAACTGGCGGCGCACGCCAAGGCGGTCGGGCTGGCGACGGTGTTGTGGTCCTATCCGCGTGGCGGCGATTTGCCGAAGTCGGGCGAACTGGCGCTGGATGTCGGAGCCTATGCGGCGCACATGGCGGCGCTGTTGGGCGCGCACATCATCAAGGTGAAGCTGCCGGGCGACCATATCGAGCAGAAGGACGCCAAGAAGGCGTATGAGGGCTTCGATTCGTCGACGCAGGCCAAGCGCGTCGCGCACGTCGTGCAGGCGTGCTTCGCGGGGCGGCGGATCGTGGTGTTTTCGGGCGGCGCGGCGAAGGGCGCCGACGACGTGTATCAGGACGCGCGCGACATTCGCGACGGCGGCGGCAACGGTTCGATCATTGGCCGCAACACGTTCCAACGTGAACGCGGCGAGGCGCTGGCGATGCTCGACCGGCTGGTGAGCATCTATCAGGGCGCGGAATAA
- a CDS encoding putative quinol monooxygenase, whose protein sequence is MIDRRGFVVSASVATLLGGSAVAATAEGQMYGMIGKVTTKPGQREALARLLLSGSAAMPGCLSYVVSEDLANADALWVSEAWDSKESHAASLSLPAVRAAIAAARPLIAGFDTAAELRPIGGVGLGRG, encoded by the coding sequence GTGATCGACCGCCGCGGCTTCGTCGTGTCGGCGTCGGTGGCTACGCTGCTGGGCGGCTCGGCGGTCGCGGCGACGGCCGAGGGCCAGATGTACGGGATGATCGGGAAGGTCACCACCAAGCCGGGGCAGCGGGAGGCGCTGGCGCGGCTGTTGCTGTCGGGCAGCGCGGCGATGCCGGGGTGTCTCAGCTATGTCGTGTCCGAAGACCTGGCGAACGCCGACGCGCTTTGGGTGTCGGAAGCATGGGACAGCAAGGAAAGCCATGCCGCGTCGCTGTCGCTGCCCGCGGTGCGTGCCGCGATCGCGGCGGCGAGGCCGCTGATCGCGGGCTTCGACACCGCCGCCGAGCTGCGCCCGATCGGCGGCGTCGGGCTGGGTAGGGGCTAG
- a CDS encoding O-methyltransferase produces MVERLNEPDAGWVAVDRYIADKLIGDDPVAALAANAAVGLPDIDVSAAQGKMLHLFAMMAGARRVLEVGTLGGYSTIWLARAVGDGGEVVTLEVDPHHASVARGNVDAAGVGERVDIRVGPAVETLATLDGAFDLIFVDADKPSNVVYLREALTLSRPGTVIVFDNVVREGGVLEADSDDDRIRGTRALFDAVAAEPRLSATAVQTVGAKKWDGFLLAVVGASPDRTES; encoded by the coding sequence ATGGTCGAGCGCCTGAACGAACCCGACGCGGGCTGGGTGGCGGTCGATCGATACATCGCGGACAAGCTGATCGGTGACGATCCGGTCGCTGCGCTGGCCGCCAATGCCGCGGTCGGGCTGCCCGACATCGACGTGTCGGCGGCGCAGGGGAAGATGCTCCACCTGTTCGCGATGATGGCCGGGGCGCGGCGCGTGCTGGAGGTCGGCACGCTCGGCGGCTATTCGACGATCTGGCTGGCGCGCGCGGTGGGCGATGGCGGCGAGGTCGTGACGCTGGAGGTCGATCCGCACCATGCTTCGGTCGCGCGCGGTAATGTCGATGCGGCGGGCGTGGGCGAGCGCGTCGACATCCGCGTCGGGCCGGCGGTGGAGACCTTGGCGACGCTGGACGGCGCGTTCGACCTGATCTTCGTCGACGCCGACAAGCCGTCGAACGTCGTCTATCTGCGCGAGGCGCTCACGCTGTCGCGGCCGGGGACGGTGATCGTCTTCGACAATGTCGTGCGCGAGGGCGGCGTGCTGGAGGCGGACAGCGACGACGACCGCATCCGGGGCACCCGCGCGCTGTTCGATGCGGTAGCCGCCGAACCGCGGCTGTCCGCGACCGCGGTGCAGACAGTGGGGGCGAAGAAATGGGACGGGTTCCTGCTCGCGGTGGTCGGAGCGTCGCCGGATCGCACGGAAAGTTAG
- a CDS encoding VacJ family lipoprotein: protein MIATTTAILMAGTFAQTGASPPPTITPPPISVTIDPVPPVATIPPVEATPEPATPLPPVVQPIDLPVPPIAKADSQTDVVVVGKRDAAGDPLISVNAKAFGATQAVDRAFVGPVSLAYKRSIPSPIRSGIHNFLYNLREPIVFVNFLLQFKVGKAAETAGRFAINSTVGAAGLIDIAKRKPFRLPRRSNGFANTLGFHGVKNGPFLFLPLVGPTTVRDLIGGTIDRLFLPVAVGKPFTSTEFTAPAGALGALDHRAEFDETLKCLHDDSTDPYTSSRAFYLERRQAEIDHLKGRVRKTTPRCETVGFGIGSTPPAAGTSAPAKTSVQPPAATTPSMPVDTSSGVLPEVSPPTPIPADAPAPPVATSPVPAAPPSDPADRPIVPPVNEDRITEPR from the coding sequence ATGATCGCCACGACGACCGCGATCCTCATGGCGGGGACGTTCGCCCAGACCGGCGCGTCGCCCCCGCCGACTATTACGCCGCCGCCTATTTCCGTGACGATCGACCCGGTGCCGCCGGTCGCGACGATTCCACCGGTGGAAGCGACGCCCGAACCGGCCACCCCGCTGCCACCGGTGGTTCAGCCCATCGATCTGCCCGTGCCGCCCATTGCAAAGGCCGATTCCCAAACCGACGTCGTCGTCGTCGGAAAGCGGGACGCCGCCGGCGATCCCCTGATCTCGGTCAACGCCAAGGCGTTCGGCGCGACGCAGGCGGTCGACAGGGCCTTCGTCGGCCCGGTCTCGCTCGCCTACAAACGCTCCATCCCCTCGCCGATCCGCAGCGGGATCCACAATTTCCTCTACAACCTGCGTGAACCGATCGTGTTCGTGAACTTCCTGCTGCAGTTCAAGGTCGGCAAGGCGGCCGAGACTGCGGGCCGGTTCGCGATCAATTCCACGGTCGGTGCGGCGGGGCTGATCGACATCGCCAAGCGAAAACCTTTCCGCCTGCCGCGCCGATCGAACGGTTTTGCCAACACGCTGGGCTTTCATGGGGTGAAGAACGGCCCGTTCCTGTTCCTGCCCCTCGTCGGGCCGACGACGGTCCGCGACCTGATCGGCGGGACGATCGACCGCCTGTTCTTGCCGGTTGCGGTCGGAAAGCCCTTCACCAGCACCGAATTCACCGCACCCGCGGGTGCGCTGGGCGCGCTGGATCATCGCGCGGAGTTCGACGAAACGCTGAAATGCCTGCACGACGACAGCACCGATCCCTATACGTCGTCCCGCGCTTTCTATCTGGAGCGTCGCCAGGCCGAGATCGACCATCTGAAGGGCCGGGTCAGAAAAACGACGCCACGCTGCGAAACCGTCGGCTTCGGCATCGGCAGCACGCCGCCAGCGGCGGGAACGTCCGCTCCGGCGAAGACCAGCGTCCAGCCGCCTGCAGCAACAACGCCTTCCATGCCCGTCGATACGTCGAGCGGCGTATTGCCAGAAGTGTCACCGCCCACGCCGATACCGGCGGACGCGCCTGCGCCGCCGGTCGCGACCTCGCCAGTTCCGGCTGCACCCCCATCAGACCCTGCCGACAGGCCGATCGTCCCGCCTGTCAATGAAGACCGGATTACCGAACCCCGCTGA
- the thiE gene encoding thiamine phosphate synthase, with product MDTQDPLGPLDPNFAAAFKRDVRRPPCQLYLISPLDVTGGFADRLRRALEAGPVAAFQFRVKDVDQHQAAALAEPLQRICADADVAFIVNDSVSLAKRLGADGVHLGQEDGDVREARSVLGPSVQIGVTCHDSRHLAMEAGEAGADYVAFGSFYPTTTKEVKHTPEPVILSWWAALFEMPSVAIGGITPANAAPLVKAGADFIAVSNAVWGGDEAAAVKAFQEVLG from the coding sequence ATGGACACCCAAGACCCGCTCGGCCCGCTCGATCCCAATTTCGCCGCCGCCTTCAAACGCGATGTACGGCGGCCGCCGTGCCAGCTTTATCTGATATCGCCGCTGGACGTGACCGGCGGGTTCGCCGACCGGTTGCGGCGCGCGCTGGAGGCGGGGCCGGTGGCGGCGTTCCAGTTCCGGGTTAAGGATGTCGATCAGCATCAGGCGGCGGCGCTGGCCGAGCCGTTGCAGCGGATATGCGCCGATGCGGACGTCGCGTTCATCGTCAACGACAGCGTCAGCCTGGCGAAGCGGCTGGGGGCGGACGGGGTGCATCTGGGGCAGGAGGATGGCGACGTTCGTGAAGCCCGCAGCGTGCTGGGGCCGTCGGTGCAGATCGGCGTGACGTGCCACGACAGCCGTCATCTGGCGATGGAAGCGGGCGAGGCGGGGGCGGATTATGTCGCGTTCGGCAGCTTCTATCCGACGACGACGAAGGAGGTGAAGCACACGCCCGAGCCGGTGATCCTGTCGTGGTGGGCGGCATTGTTCGAGATGCCGTCGGTCGCGATCGGCGGGATCACGCCCGCCAACGCCGCGCCGCTGGTGAAGGCGGGGGCGGACTTCATCGCGGTCAGCAACGCGGTGTGGGGCGGGGACGAGGCGGCGGCGGTGAAGGCGTTTCAGGAGGTGCTGGGATGA
- a CDS encoding GFA family protein: MMGGGCECGDVRYRITAEPMMVNCCHCRDCQRITGSAFALNAMIETACVEVTTGEPVVRSLQREGSGETRAWRCGRCETLLWADHPMLGDAIRFVRAGTLDENQRLSPDAHFFVRSKHPWVTIPAGVPAHDTLPNDGVGARLPPERQARLEIAMARSGVETKPR, translated from the coding sequence ATGATGGGCGGCGGGTGCGAATGTGGCGACGTGCGCTACCGGATCACCGCCGAACCGATGATGGTCAATTGCTGTCACTGCCGCGATTGCCAACGGATCACGGGTTCGGCCTTTGCGCTGAACGCGATGATCGAGACGGCGTGCGTCGAGGTCACGACCGGCGAGCCGGTGGTGCGCAGCCTGCAGCGTGAGGGATCGGGCGAAACGCGCGCGTGGCGTTGCGGCCGATGCGAGACGTTGCTGTGGGCGGACCATCCGATGCTGGGCGATGCGATCCGTTTCGTGCGGGCGGGGACGCTGGACGAGAACCAGCGGCTATCGCCCGACGCGCATTTCTTCGTTCGGAGCAAGCATCCGTGGGTGACGATTCCGGCGGGCGTTCCGGCGCACGATACGTTGCCGAACGATGGCGTGGGCGCGCGACTACCGCCCGAGCGTCAGGCGCGGCTTGAAATCGCGATGGCTCGTTCCGGGGTGGAAACAAAACCGCGCTGA
- a CDS encoding L,D-transpeptidase family protein: protein MRKFIVAALGAGLALSAAQAQNQAAPAQEPVQVDRNILHVQVILDKLGFGPGVLDGRGGQSLVAALKGFQESRGLPKTGKADAATLKALYPYRAARPTVTLALSKAALAGPFLNPTPKDYADQAALKAVPYRTPIEKLAEMFHTTPEVLVALNGPGTRLAVGQKMVFPNALPSSRDYPADVKDDFRATLASLNVDARQPKGAKIVVDKSDGVLRVLDAQGKLVAQFSATMGSNTDPLPLGNWKVLGVAPNPDWRMTPKLLKGVKDTKETQLIPPGPNNPVGVVWIDLSKDHYGIHGTSEPKEIGRAESNGCIRLTNWDVARLSLMVKAGTPALFQA, encoded by the coding sequence ATGCGGAAATTCATTGTGGCGGCGCTTGGCGCGGGCTTGGCGCTATCGGCGGCGCAGGCGCAGAACCAGGCGGCTCCGGCGCAGGAGCCGGTGCAGGTCGATCGCAATATCCTGCACGTTCAGGTGATCCTCGACAAGCTGGGCTTCGGGCCGGGTGTGCTCGACGGGCGCGGCGGGCAGTCTTTGGTTGCCGCGCTGAAGGGGTTTCAGGAGAGCCGGGGTCTGCCGAAGACGGGGAAAGCGGATGCGGCGACGCTGAAGGCGCTGTACCCGTATCGTGCCGCGCGCCCGACGGTGACGCTGGCGCTGAGCAAGGCGGCGCTGGCGGGGCCGTTCCTCAATCCGACGCCAAAGGATTATGCCGATCAGGCCGCGTTGAAGGCGGTGCCATACCGCACGCCGATCGAGAAACTGGCGGAGATGTTCCATACCACGCCCGAGGTGCTGGTGGCGTTGAACGGGCCGGGGACGCGGCTGGCGGTGGGGCAGAAAATGGTGTTCCCCAACGCGCTGCCGTCGTCGCGCGACTATCCGGCGGATGTGAAGGACGATTTCCGCGCGACGCTGGCCAGCCTGAACGTCGATGCGCGCCAGCCGAAGGGCGCGAAGATCGTCGTCGACAAATCGGACGGCGTGCTGCGCGTGCTGGACGCGCAGGGCAAACTGGTCGCGCAATTCTCCGCGACGATGGGGTCGAACACCGATCCGCTGCCGCTGGGGAACTGGAAGGTGCTGGGCGTCGCGCCGAACCCCGATTGGCGGATGACGCCGAAGCTGTTGAAGGGTGTCAAGGACACCAAGGAAACGCAACTCATCCCGCCCGGGCCGAACAATCCGGTCGGCGTGGTTTGGATCGATCTGTCGAAGGATCATTACGGCATTCATGGCACCAGCGAGCCGAAGGAGATCGGGCGCGCGGAGAGCAACGGCTGCATCCGGCTGACCAATTGGGACGTGGCGCGGCTGAGCCTTATGGTGAAGGCGGGGACGCCCGCGTTGTTCCAGGCGTGA
- a CDS encoding M23 family metallopeptidase, with amino-acid sequence MTKLGWTILTLIVLSVLAFGSMLSFGPGNGPSPVARMKARFEKATPNDLGLVIPVAGVARASLVDTWGAPRGGGTRHHEAVDIMAPGGAPVVAAAAGTVEKLFQSDAGGITAYVRSPSRGWVYYYAHLSGYAPGLAEGKRLAAGDPVGFVGDTGNAGPGNTHLHFGVSRMRAGDGWWGGEPVNPYPLLAGKASPR; translated from the coding sequence GTGACGAAGCTCGGCTGGACGATCCTGACGCTGATCGTTTTGTCGGTGCTGGCGTTCGGATCGATGCTGTCGTTCGGCCCCGGTAATGGACCGTCACCGGTCGCACGCATGAAGGCGCGGTTTGAGAAAGCGACGCCGAACGACCTAGGGCTGGTGATCCCGGTCGCGGGCGTGGCGCGCGCCTCGCTGGTCGATACATGGGGTGCGCCGCGCGGGGGTGGCACGCGGCATCACGAGGCGGTCGATATTATGGCGCCGGGCGGCGCGCCGGTTGTCGCGGCGGCGGCGGGAACGGTGGAGAAACTGTTCCAGAGCGACGCGGGGGGCATCACCGCCTACGTCCGCTCGCCGAGCCGCGGTTGGGTTTATTATTACGCCCATCTCAGCGGCTATGCGCCGGGGCTGGCGGAGGGAAAGCGGCTGGCGGCGGGTGATCCGGTCGGGTTCGTCGGCGATACCGGCAATGCGGGGCCGGGCAACACGCACCTTCATTTCGGGGTATCGCGAATGCGCGCAGGCGATGGCTGGTGGGGAGGGGAGCCGGTCAATCCCTACCCGCTGCTTGCCGGAAAAGCCTCTCCCCGCTAA
- the efp gene encoding elongation factor P: protein MKINAVEVRPGNILEYEGGIWRAVKIQHTQPGKGGAYMQVEMKNLIDGRKNNVRFRSAESLERVRLDTVDFQFLFREGDTLTFMDKQNYEQITLDADILGDAAAFLQDGMDVVMELWEERPISVQLPDTIEALIVEADAVVKGQTASSSYKPAILENGVRVMVPPHIGAGTRIVVDVYEQTYVRRAD from the coding sequence ATGAAGATCAACGCGGTCGAGGTTCGTCCCGGCAACATCCTCGAATATGAAGGCGGCATCTGGCGCGCGGTCAAGATCCAGCACACCCAGCCCGGCAAGGGCGGCGCGTATATGCAGGTCGAGATGAAGAACCTGATCGACGGGCGAAAGAACAACGTCCGTTTCCGTTCGGCGGAAAGTCTTGAGCGCGTGCGGCTCGACACGGTCGATTTCCAGTTCCTGTTCCGTGAGGGCGATACGCTGACCTTCATGGACAAGCAGAATTACGAGCAGATCACGCTGGACGCCGATATCCTGGGCGATGCCGCGGCCTTCCTGCAGGACGGCATGGATGTGGTGATGGAATTGTGGGAGGAACGCCCGATCTCGGTGCAGCTGCCCGACACGATCGAGGCGCTGATCGTCGAGGCCGACGCGGTGGTGAAGGGGCAGACCGCCTCGTCCAGCTACAAGCCCGCGATCCTGGAAAACGGCGTGCGCGTGATGGTCCCGCCGCATATCGGCGCGGGGACGCGGATTGTCGTGGATGTGTATGAGCAGACGTACGTTCGTCGCGCGGACTGA